In the genome of Metabacillus litoralis, the window CAAGTTTAGAACGTGTCTGATATATTCCTATAACCTCTTCCACCTTCTCTATTGGGACATTAAAGGTTGAATGAACAATATACATGTAAAACTCTCTCCCCGCGTAGATAGTGTATGATGCTTTCCTTCACTATTATAGATGAAGATAGGTTCACCTGGAAACTATCCTACCTTTTACTGAAAATTGTATCTCTATATCATACTCTCTCCTTTTTTTTGAAATACTATCATAGAATTTGAAACAGTGGGGGTTAGAAAGTGAAAAAAATGCCAATGACTTCGGTTACTAGTGGAATGGGAATTGAAGTAGTACCAGATGTTTTTTGTTTATCTGTTCAAATCGTAAATGTCGTATTTATTGGAGATCCTAAGAAGTCTAATGAATTTGTCTTAGTTGATGCAGGAATGCCTGGATCACACGAGCTCATTATATCTGAAGCTGAAAAGCGATTCGGGGAGGGCTGCAAACCTACTAGTATCGTTTTAACGCATGGACATTTTGACCATGTAGGAGCGTTAAAAGAATTGTTAAATAAATGGGATGTTCCGGTATATGCCCATCCTTTAGAAGCACCTTATTTGTCTGGAAGAAGTGACTATCCACCACCAAACCAAGAAGCTGAAGGACTGGTTGCTAAAATGTCACCGATGTTTCCAAGACATAGTATAGATGTTAGCTCAAATCTTGAACTGCTAAATGAGGAGGGTTTTATTCCTTCTTTAGCAGACTGGCGGTTCATCCATACACCTGGACATACGCCTGGTCACATTTCTTTGTTCAGAGAATCCGATCGAGCTCTAATTGTCGGAGATGCTTTTACAACAGTTGAACAAGAATCCTTATACGACGTGATGACCCAAAAACAAGAAATGCATGGTCCACCTGCATACTTTACTACAGATTGGAAAGCTGCTGAAGAATCGGTAAAAAAACTACAGTCCGTTAATCCTTCTATCGCTGTATCAGGCCATGGTCTTCCAATAGCTGATGATGAATTAACAACAAATTTAAAAAAACTTGTTGATACGTTTGCTGAAACTGAAGTACCTGAAAATAAGAAATAAATGTCTATAACGCATTAGCGTTTCCTGCTATTGCGTTTTTTTATGGCCAGATTTCACGACAAAATCTTGATAATGTATTTCTAACCTCATAATTTTCACCATACACTTAAATGATGACAAATTAAGGAGGGGACATCATGATTATCATAGGAAACAGAGAAGTGAATGGAAACGAATTAAAATCCTCCGCTTTTAAGGCAGAACAAATTGAAATGATCGACAAAATGGATCGTTATCAAGAAACCTATTCTTTTATGAATAGGCAACATTTTCAATTCACACTTCAAATACGATATGCAACCATCCAGGCTGCTCGCGACTTATTAGCTAGTAAGGCTAAATTTACGACGTTTGAACGTGCTCACTGTAATGAACGTTTTTGGCATTTAACAGAGCAAGGTGGATTTAAACTAAAGCAAGGAATTAATCCGGCTGATGCCATTAACGATATTTTCCAGAATGGTGTAGAGTATGGATTTGAATGTGCTAC includes:
- a CDS encoding MBL fold metallo-hydrolase, which produces MPMTSVTSGMGIEVVPDVFCLSVQIVNVVFIGDPKKSNEFVLVDAGMPGSHELIISEAEKRFGEGCKPTSIVLTHGHFDHVGALKELLNKWDVPVYAHPLEAPYLSGRSDYPPPNQEAEGLVAKMSPMFPRHSIDVSSNLELLNEEGFIPSLADWRFIHTPGHTPGHISLFRESDRALIVGDAFTTVEQESLYDVMTQKQEMHGPPAYFTTDWKAAEESVKKLQSVNPSIAVSGHGLPIADDELTTNLKKLVDTFAETEVPENKK